The genomic region acctgatagatgtgtttggagaatgtaaccctgtggtaaatatataaccagatagatgtggttggagaatgtaaccctgtggtaaatatataaccagatagatgtggttggagaatgtaaccctgtggtaaatatataacctgattgatgtggttggagaatgtaaccctgtggtaaatatataacctaattgatgtggttggagaatgtaagtAAATATATAACCTattgatgtggttggagaatgtaaccctgtggtaaatatataacctgattgatgtggttggagaatgtaacccagatataaccagatagatgtggttggagaatgtaaccctgtggtaaatatataacctgatagatgtggttggagaatgtaaccctgtggtaaatatataacctgattgatgtggttggagaatgtaaccctgtggtaaatatataaccagatagatgtgcttgagaatgtaaccctgtggtaaatatataacctgattgatgtgtttggagaatgtaaatatataaccagatagatgtggttggagaatgtaaccctgtggtaaatatataaccagatagatgtggttggagaataacctgtggtaaatatataacctgattgatgtgtttggagaatgtaaatatataacctgatTGATGTGGTtgagaatgtaaccctgtggtaaatatataacctgatagatgtggttggagaatgtaaccctgtggtaaatatataaccagatagatgtggttggagaatgtaaccctgtggtaaatatataacctgatagatgtggttggagaatgtaaccctgtggtaaatatataacctgattgatgtggttggagaatgtaaccctgtggtaaatatataaccagatagatgtggttggagaatgtaaccctgtggtaaatatataacctgattgatgtgtttggagaatgtaaccctgtggtaaatatataacctaattgatgtggttggagaatgtaaccctgtggtaaatatataacctgattgatgtggttggagaatgtaaccctgtggtaaatatataaccagaTAGATGTGTTTGGAGAATGTGGTTGGTAAATATATAACCTAattgatgtggttggagaatgtaaatatataacctgattgatgtggttggagaatgtaaccctgtggtaaatatataaccagaTAGATGTGGTTGAGAAGTAAtggtaaatatataaccagatagatgtggttggagaatgtaaccctgtggtaaatatataacctgattgatgtgtttggagaatgtaaccctgtggtaaatatataacctaattgatgtggttggagaatgtaaccctgtggtaaatatataaccagatagatgtgttggagaatgtaaccctgtggtaaatatataacctgattgatgtggttggagaatgtaaatatataacctgattgatgtggttggagaatgtaaccctgtggtaaatatataacctgatTGATGTGTTTGGAGAATGTAACtctgtggtaaatatataacctgattgatgtggttggagaatgtaaccctgtggtaaatatataacctgatagatgtggttggagaatgtaactctgtggtaaatatataacctgattgatgtggttggagaatgtaaccctgtggtaaatatataacctgatTGATGTGTTTGGAGAATGATAACCTGATTGATGTGTTTGGAGAATGTAACtctgtggtaaatatataacctgattgatgtggttggagaatgtaaccctgtggtaaatatataacctaattgatgtggttggagaatgtaaccctgtggtaaatatataacctaATTGATGTGGTtgagaatgtaaccctgtggtaaatatataacctgattgatgtggttggagaatgtaaatatataaccagatagatgtggttggagaatgtaaccctgtggtaaatatataacctaattgatgtggttggagaatgtaaatatataaccagattgatgtggttggagaatgtaaccctgtggtaaatatataaccagatagatgtggttggagaatgtaaatatataaccagatagatgtggttggagaatgtaaatatataaccagatagatgtggttggagaatgtaaatatataacctaattgatgtggttggagaatgtaaccctgtggtaaatatataacctgatagatgtggttggagaatgtaaccctgtggtaaatatataacctgatagatgtggttggagaatgtaaccctgtggtaaatatataacctaattgatgtggttggagaatgtaaccctgtggtaaatatataaccagatagatgtggttggagaatgtaaatatataacctgatagatgtggttggagaatgtaaccctgtggttaatatataaccagatagatgtggttggagaatgtaaatatataaccagatagatgtggttggagaatgtaaccctgtggtaaatatataaccagatagatgtggttggagaatgtaaatatataaccagatagatgtggttggagaatgtaaatatataaccagatagatgtggttggagaatgtaaccctgtggtaaatatataacctaattgatgtggttggagaatgtaaatatataaccctgtaaccctgtggtaaatatataacctaattgatgtggttggagaatgtaaatatataacctgatagatgtggttggagaatgtaaatatataaccagatagatgtggttagatgtaaatatataaccagatagatgtggttggagaatgtaaccctgtggtaaatatataaccagatagatgtggttggagaatgtaaatatataaccagatagatgtggttggagaatgtaaatatataacctgatagatgtggttggagaatgtaaatatataacctgattgatgtggttggagaatgtaaccctgtggtaaatatataaccagatagatgtggttgagaatgtaaatatataacctgatagatgtggttggagaatgtaaatatataacctgattgatgtggttggagaatgtaaccctgtggtaaatatataaccagatagatgtggttggagaatgtaaaatataaccagatagatgtggttggagaatgtaaatatataacctgatagatgtggttggagaatgtaaatatataacctgattgatgtggttggagaatgtaaccctgtggtaaatatataaccagatagatgtggttggagaatgtaaatatataaccagatagatgtggttggagaatgtaaatatataacctgatagatgtggttggagaatgtaaatatataacctgattgatgtggttggagaatgaatggtaaatatataaccagatagatgtggttggagaatgtaaatatataacctgatagatgtggttggagaatgtaaatatataacctgattgatgtggttggagaatgtaacctgtggtaaatatataaccagatagatgtggttggagaatgtaaataGATGTGGTTATGTAAAATATAACCTGTAAATATATAAccagatagatgtggttggagaatgtaaatatataaccagatagatgtggttggagaatgtaaatatataaccagatagatgtggttggagaatgtaaatatataaccagatagatgtggttggagaatgtaaatatataaccttTCTCATGCTCTGTTGTTTCAGGACTTCCCCTTTAAGATCAAGGAGAAACATGGTCTGGAATACATCCGTCAGTTTCCTCACTTGAGGTGTAAAACCAACGCCTTCAGTTCTCTGCTGAGAATACGCAGCGAAGCCACCACTGCTATACAGCAATATTTCAAGGTGAGATGAGACCAATGTTAGACCAGTAGACTagaatatcaatcaatcaaatgtattataAAGCCcttctaaaaccccaaacagcaagcaatgcaggtgtagaagcacggtggctaggaaaaactctagaaacctagagaggaaccaggctatgtggggtggccagtcctcttctggctgtgctgggtggagattataaacctagagaggaaccaggctatgaggggtggccagtcctcttctggctgtgccgggtggagattataaacctagagaggaaccaggctatgagcggtggccagtcctcttctggctgtgctgggtggagattataaacctagagaggaaccaggctatgaggggtggccagtcctcttctggctgtgctgggtggagattataaacctagagaggaaccaggctatgaggggtggccagtcctcttctggctgtgctgggtggagattataaacctagagaggaaccaggctatgaggggtggccagtcctcttctggctgtgctgggtggagattataaacctagagaggaaccaggctatgaggggtggccagtcctcttctggctgtgctgggtggagattataaacctagagaggaaccaggctatgagcggtggccagtcctcttctggctgtgctgggtggagattataacagaacatgaccaagatgttcaaatgttcataaatgaccagcagggtcaaatagtaataataatcacagtagttgttgagggtgcagcaagtcagcacctcaggagtaaatatcagttggcttttcatagccgatcattcagagtatctctaccactcctgctatctctagagagttgaaaacagcaggtctgggacaggtagcacgtccggtgaacaggtcagcacctcaggattaaatgtcagttggctttgcATAGAATATCATTGTTATACCAACTCATATCCTTTTCACACTACTGTCCCAAGCCAGGCTTTGCCGGGCCGGTCTGGTCTGGTCTTCTCATCCACCGTTGGTGCTGGAACCATGTCGGGAAAGTACAATGTGAAAATAAAATATCCAAGATGACCCAATAGTGTGAAATGTCATTGTTGCAGGAGAAGGGCTTTATTCAGGTCCACACCCCAGTCTGGATGATaatgtctgttgttgttgttgttgcaggagAAGGGCTGTATTCAGGTCCACACCCCAGTCTGGGTGATAatgtctgtgttgttgttgttgcaggagAAGGGCTGTATTCAGGTCCACACCCCAGTCTGGATGATAATGTCTGTGTTGTTGCAGGAGAAGGGCTTTATTCAGGTCCACACCCCAGTCTGGATGATAATGTCTGTGTTGTTGCAGGAGAAGGGCTTTATTCAGGTCCACACCCCAGTCTGGATGATAATGTCTGTGTTGTTGCAGGAGAAGGGCTTTATTCAGGTCCACACCCCAGTCTGGATGATAATGTCTGTGTTGTTGCAGGAGAAGGGCTGTATTCAGGTCCACACCCCAGTCTGGATGATAATGTCTGTGTTGTTGTAGGAGAAGGGCTGTATTCAGGTCCACACCCCAGTCTGGATGATAATGTCTGTGTTGTTGCAGGAGAAGGGCTGTATTCAGGTCCACACCCCAGTCTGGATGATAATGTCTGTGTTGTTGCAGGAGAAGGGCTTTATTCAGGTCCACACCCCAGTCTGGATGATAatgtctgtgttgttgttgcaggagAAGGGCTGTATTCAGGTCCACACCCCAGTCTGGATGATAatgtctgtgttgttgttgttgttgcaggagAAGGGCTGTATTCAGGTCCACACCCCAGTCTGGATGATAATGTCTGTGTTGTTGCAGGAGAAGGGCTTTATTCAGGTCCACACCCCAGTCTGGATGATAATGTCTGTGTTGTTGCAGGAGAAGGGCTTTATTCAGGTCCACACCCCAGTCTGGATGATAATGTCTGTGTTGTTGTTGGGTGATAATGTCAGTGTTGTTGTTGGGTGATAATGTCAGTGTTGTTGTTGGGTGATAATGTCTGTTGTTGTTGCAGGAGAAGGGCTGTATTCAGGTCCACACCCCAGTCTGGGTGATAATgtcagtgttgttgttgttgttgcaggagAAGGGCTTTATTCAGGTCCACACCCCAGTCTGGATGATaatgtctgttgttgttgttgttgttgcaggagAAGGGCTGTATTCAGGTCCACACCCCAGTCTGGATGATAATGTCTGTGTTGTTGCAGGAGAAGGGCTTTATTCAGGTCCACACCCCAGTCTGGATGATAATGTCTGTGTTGTTGCAGGAGAAGGGCTGTATTCAGGTCCACACCCCAGTCTGAATGATAatgtctgtgttgttgttgttgttgcaggagAAGGGCTGTATTCAGGTCCACACCCCAGTCTGGATGATAATGTCTGTGTTGTTGCAGGAGAAGGGCTTTATTCAGGTCCACACCCCAGTCTGGATGATAATGTCTGTGTTGTTGCAGGAGAAGGGCTTTATTCAGGTCCACACCCCAGTCCTCACCTCTAATGACTGTGAAGGAGCAGGAGAGCTCTTCCAGGTTGAGGTGAGAATTACAATTCTGATCTGTCCGACAACAAAATGGTGCAGTAAATAAAGCCTCCGCATAATAATTTTGTTTGAACATCTGGTTGTTATTGTAAAGAGAAGGATTCATGTGTCTTCCATCTTCCCTCAGCCTGCAGGTCAGGTGAAGAACCAGGATGAGGAAGGGCCCCAACACTTCTTCTCTGTCCCAGCgtacctgactgtctctgggcAGCTGCATCTGGAGGTCATGGCTGGGTGAGGAGATGCTGGAACTCAGTACCATGCTTTCATTCAGTCAGTCTTTTGGTcgctcacccacccacccactcactcactcactcacccactcactcactcactcactcactcactcactcactcactcactcactcactcactcactcactcattcataagATCCAGAGAGAGTATTGTACGAATGCAGTATTTATACTTTGTGTGTTCTACGTCTCTTCCAGGGCGTTTCCTGGAGTGTACACTTTTGGACCAACGTTCCGAGCAGAGAACTCTCAGAGCAGACGTCACCTGGCTGAGTTCTACATGGTGGAGGCAGAGATCTCCTTCACACAGTCACTCCAGGATCTAATGAAGGTATGGAATATAAGTCCCCTTATATAAAACGTTTTCTAACTTGTAAAACTCTACAGTACATGGTGGAGGCAGAGATCTCCTTCACACAGTCACTAGAGTAGTGGTTTTCAAACAACTCCTCTGGAACCCCCAgatgttccaaacctctcctcgggaACCCCCAGCTGTTCCAAATCTCTCCTCTGGAACCcccagctgttccaaacctctcctctggaacccccagctgttccaaacctctcctctggaacccccagctgttccaaacctctcctctggaacccccagctgttccaaacctctcctctggaacccccagctgttccaaacctctcctctggaacccccagctgttccaaacctctcctctggaaCCCCCAGCTGTTCCAAATCTCTCCTCGGGAACCcccagctgttccaaacctctcctcactCACAGCTGGGTttccagaggagaggtttgatacGGCTGGGGttccagaggagaggtttgatacGGCTGGGGTTCCAGAGGAGAGATTTGATACGGCTGGGGttccagaggagaggtttgatacGGCTGGGGTTCCAGAGGAGAGATTTGATACGGCTGGGGttccagaggagaggtttgatacGGCTGGGGttccagaggagaggtttgatacGGCTGGGGttccagaggagaggtttgatacGGCTGGGGttccagaggagaggtttgaacAGCTGGGGttccagaggagaggtttgatacGGCTGGGGttccagaggagaggtttgatacGGCTGGGGttccagaggagaggtttgagctGGGGttccagaggagaggtttggCTGGGGttccagaggagaggtttgatacGGCTGGGGttccagaggagaggtttggCTGGGGttccagaggagaggtttgatacGGCTGGGGttccagaggagaggtttgatacGGCTGGGGttccagaggagaggtttgatacGGCTGGGGttccagaggagaggtttgatacGGCTGGGGttccagaggagaggtttgatacGGCTGGGGttccagaggagaggtttgatacGGCTGGGGttccagaggagaggtttgatacGGCTGGGGttccagaggagaggtttgatacGGCTGGGGGTTCCCATCAGTTTGATCCATTGTTGATATATGGTCTTCTTCTAGACCTGATTGACTAAATGACTCTGCATTAACTTGTGTCCTAGTCCCAATTGACTAAATTCATCAGCATTACCCGGTCTTCTTCTAGACCTGACTAAATGACTCTGCATTAACTCCTTCTCGACCTGACTAAATGACTGCATTAACTCCTTCTAGACCTGACTAAATGACTGCATTAACTCCTTCTAGACCTGACTAAATGACATTAACTCCTTCTAGACCTGACTAAATGACTCTGCATTAACTCCTTCTAGACCTGACTAAATGACATTAACTCCTTCTAGACCTGACTAAATGACATTAACTCCTTCTAGACCTGACTAAATGACATTAACTCCTTCTAGACCTGACTAAATGACATTAACTCCTTCTAGACCTGACTAAATGACATTAACTCCTTCTAGACCTGACTAAATGACTCTGCATTAACTCCTTCTAGACCTGACTAAATGACATTAACTCCTTTTAGACCTGACTAAATGACTCTGCATTAACTCCTTCTAGACCTGACTAAATGACATTAACTCCTTTTAGACCTGACTAAATGACTCTGCATTAACTCCTTCTAGACCTGACTAAATGACATTAACTCCTTCTAGACCTGACTAAATGACTCTGCATGAACTCCTTCTAGACCTGACTAAATTACTCTGCATTAACTCCTTCTAGACCTGACTAAATGACATTAACTCCTTCTAGACCTGACTAAATGACTCTGCATGAACTCCTTCTAGACCTGACTAAATTACTCTGCATTAACTCCTTCTAGACCTGACTAAATGACTCTGCATTAACTCCTTCTAGACCTGACTAAATGACATTAACTCCTTCTAGACCTGACTAAATGACATTAACTCCTTCTAGACCTGAATAAATGACTCTGCATTAACTCCTTCTAGACCTGACTAAATGACATTAACTCCTTTTAGACCTGACTAAATGACTCTGCATTAACTCCTTCTAGACCTGACTAAATGACATTAACTCCTTTTAGACCTGCCTAAATGACATTAACTCCTTTTAGACCTGACTAAATGACATTAACTCCTTCTAGACCTGACTAAATGACATTAACTCCTTCTAGACCTGACTAAATGACATTAACTCCTTCTAGACCTGACTAAATGACTCTGCATTAACTCCTTCTAGACCTGACTAAATGACATTAACTCCTTCTCGACCTGACTAAATGACATGAACTCCTTCTAGACCTGACTAAATGACTCTGCATTAACTCCTTCTAGACCTGACTAAATGACATTAACTCCTTCTAGACCTGACTAAATGACATTAACTCCTTCTCGACCTGACTAAATGACATGAACTCCTTCTAGACCTGACTAAATGACATTAACTCCTTCTCGACCTGACTAAATGACATGAACTCCTAGACCTGACTAAATGACTCTGCATTAACTCCTTCTAGACCTGACTAAATGACATTAACTCCTTCTAGATCTGACTAAATGACATGAACTCCTTCTAGACCTGACTAAATGACATTAACTCCTTCTAGACCTGACTAAATGACATTAACTCCTTCTAGACCTGACTAAATGACATTAACTCCTTCTAGACCTGACTAAATGACATTAACTCCTTCTAGACCTGACTAAATGACATTAACTCCTTCTAGACCTGACTAAATGACATTAACTCCTTCTAGACCTGACTAAATGACATTAACTCCTTCTAGACCTGACTAAATGACATTAACTCCTTCTAGACCTGACTAAATGACATGTGTCCTTCCCTCTTCAGGTGATGGAAGACTTGTTCAGGTCTACAACAGAACATCTCCTATCTCAGTGTCCTGAAGATGTGGCTTTATATCACAAACATGTGTCACCTGGATACAGGGTGAGACACCAGAAAATATCTAAAACGCAATACCATGCATATTCTCTGAACATATTGAATGAAccttgaaccccccccccccacacaccctaTTGACCTAAACTAGAGATCATTCTGTTTCCTCTATTTCTCCCAAGGACTGTGTGGATCTAATGATGAAGAAGAGGTTtaatgtgtaagtgtgtgtcaTGATTATGCCAGCTTTAATGTGTCCCAAAtgtctccctattccctacatagtgcacatattttgaccaggacccatagggtagtagtgcactgtatagggaataggatgccttaTGGGTCATGTCTCACCTCTAccaatctaaatcaaatcaaatgtcacatgcttggtaaacaacaggtgtagactaacagtgaaatgctgactgatgggtccttggtaaacaacaggtgtagactaacagtgaaatgctgactgatgggtccttggtaaacaacaggtgtagactaacagtgaaatgctgactgatgggtccttggtaaa from Oncorhynchus keta strain PuntledgeMale-10-30-2019 chromosome 18, Oket_V2, whole genome shotgun sequence harbors:
- the nars2 gene encoding probable asparagine--tRNA ligase, mitochondrial isoform X3, yielding MIMSVLLQEKGFIQVHTPVLTSNDCEGAGELFQVEPAGQVKNQDEEGPQHFFSVPAYLTVSGQLHLEVMAGAFPGVYTFGPTFRAENSQSRRHLAEFYMVEAEISFTQSLQDLMKVMEDLFRSTTEHLLSQCPEDVALYHKHVSPGYRDCVDLMMKKRFNVITYTEAINILNSSSKTFAFKTDWGSDLQTEHEKYLVKHCGDVPLFVTDYPYDLKPFYTRDNQDQPLHTAAAVDLLVPGVGEMCGGSLREERLDLLRTRLAQAGLDETYGW